GCGGGGGGCGGCGTCGGGCACGTGTCCAGCGGGAGCATGGGGATGGGTTGGCCCGCCGCGTCCTCCGCCTCGGTGTCCCAGGTCCACACCTGCAGGGCGTCGGAGGCCCGCGTGGCATAGGGGCCCGTGGGCAGGGCGAAGGACGTGTCCTCGGGAAAGAGGCCACTGCCATTGAAGGGCTCGCTCGCGCTGACGGTGATGGCATAGCGCACGTCGGCGGCCCCACTCGGCCGGCTGCCGAAGACCAGGCGCGCGCTTCCCGCGCCGGTGCCCGCGCGCTGCAGGTCGACCACGAGCAGGTCTCGCACCGCGCGCATCGCGTTCTGCGCGCTCATCAGCGACTCCTCCAGCGTGCCGCGCCGCTGCAGCTCCGCGGCGCTCCACAGGGCCGCCGCGAGCACGATCAGCGAGATGCTGCTGGCCACCATCACCTCGAGGAGGGAGAAGCCTCCGTTTCCAGCCACTCGTTGCTTCATGGTCCCACCCGCGTCTGCAGGGCCACTGCCTGGAAGGAGTCCCCGCTCCCCTCGTCCTGCCAGCCCACCGTCACGCGCACGTTGACCGCGCGCCTGAGCGTCACGCCCTTCTCCGTGCGGTTGAGGACCGGGTCTCCCAACTCATTGCCCTCCAGGGGCGGGTCCACGTCGATGCTCACCCGGTACGGCCGCCGCACCTCCGGGTCTCCCGCCGCGGGCACCTGCAGGGTGGGAGCCCCGCTGGCGCTCCAGTAGACGGTCTCTTCCTTGTGATCCAGGGCCGCGATGGCGCTGCAGGGGTGGTCCGGATCGGCCACCGCGTCACACCCGATGCGGGTGACGCGCTCCAACCACCACTCGGCGATGGTGTACGCCTGCGCCTGGGCCAGGTTGCGGCGGTTGAGCTTGGTGACGGTGATCACCGTCCCGGCCACCATGCCGATGCCCAGGATGAGCACCACCGCGGTCACCATGGACTCCAGGAGGGAGACCCCGCGGACGCTCCGGTGGCGGTGGTGCTTCATCATGGTTCGAGTCCTCACGGCTGCAGGCGCCCGCTCGCGCTCGCGTCCCAGAGGCGGATGCGCACCGGCCCGGAGTTGGTGGTCGCGGTCTGGTTGTTCCACTTGGCGGGGTCGCCCTTGACCATCACTTTTCCGTCCGCGGTCAGCATGATCAGGTGCTCGTCGTGTACCACCGGGGTGGACAGGCCATGGCCACCCAGCGACGTCCCGGAGTTGGGCATCGCCGCGCCAGTGGCACTGGCGAAGGCGTAGAAGTTGCCGCTGTCCGTCGCGCTGAGCTCACAGGCGTTGGCCGCCTTGCCCACCGCGGTGGTGGTGTACACGCTGTCTCCGGCGATGGCCACACCACCCCAGACGAGCTGGCCCTCGCCCAGCTGCTGGGTCCACAGGTGGGTGGCGTCGATGCAGGTGGTGGCCGTGGGGTTGGCGTCCTCGTAGGCGAGCACGTAGCCGTGCGGGCGGGGGTTCGCCAGGTCGGCCGGCTCGTTGGAGATGTCCGGGTTGTTGGCGGTGCCCAGGTACACGCGCACCACCTTGCCGGCGGCGCCGGCCTGCAGGCGCACCGAGATGCTCGAGTAGATGCCCTGGTGGTTGGCGTCCGAGCGGCCCTCGGCCGTCAGCTTCTCCTTCACGTCCGCCAGCTCGCACACCTTGAA
This is a stretch of genomic DNA from Archangium violaceum. It encodes these proteins:
- a CDS encoding type IV pilus modification PilV family protein gives rise to the protein MMKHHRHRSVRGVSLLESMVTAVVLILGIGMVAGTVITVTKLNRRNLAQAQAYTIAEWWLERVTRIGCDAVADPDHPCSAIAALDHKEETVYWSASGAPTLQVPAAGDPEVRRPYRVSIDVDPPLEGNELGDPVLNRTEKGVTLRRAVNVRVTVGWQDEGSGDSFQAVALQTRVGP